A genomic region of Anaerobaca lacustris contains the following coding sequences:
- the fliS gene encoding flagellar export chaperone FliS yields the protein MNGIGAYQQAAVGTQSKGRLIVMLYDGAIKFLKLAVRELEAQNYAAKGQYINRAQDIISELNAVLDMEAGGEIAENLRKLYVFMGRRLSQANAKRDPQMVQEVIALLEELNLSWKTITG from the coding sequence ATGAACGGAATCGGTGCATATCAGCAAGCTGCCGTCGGAACCCAGAGCAAAGGCCGTTTGATCGTCATGCTGTACGATGGAGCGATCAAGTTCCTCAAGCTGGCCGTTCGCGAACTGGAAGCACAGAACTACGCCGCCAAGGGACAGTACATCAATCGCGCTCAGGACATCATCAGCGAGCTCAACGCTGTGTTGGATATGGAAGCGGGCGGCGAGATTGCCGAGAATCTCCGCAAGCTCTACGTGTTCATGGGACGGCGCCTGAGCCAGGCGAACGCCAAACGCGATCCCCAGATGGTCCAGGAAGTTATCGCGTTGCTGGAAGAGCTGAATCTGAGCTGGAAGACCATCACCGGATAG
- a CDS encoding capsule assembly Wzi family protein, whose protein sequence is MRRIAASLILMIVLPVPCGALVSTNVPLDHWSYREVDKLANYGLIDSAMLTMKPISRVEMARHITQAMQGLGRMDDPPEMLSSIMDRLTNEFRGELILIGALDGAYGGSFLKPVEDPYVKFVYADREPDLENLRGDTFKSGSNVRAGFASRMKLWERAAFYVHPEFHIASDDSDGGLRLIEGYGKVQAERFEVQLGRDSLWWGPGYRGSILMSNNAQPLTMIKVTNPQPMRLPWVLRHLGPYRAQWFLSELEEDRHVPRARLSGVRLNFKPLAVWEVGFSRVFMFGGRGMPSVGLLDYAKLLMAVRNQENDNQIAGFDTSILLPLGDIPYCGSLPLRSVKLYVDGAGEDEAGGLPSNWGWLYGMQLNDILKTGRTDLRIEYANNHHRKPNVFYTHSIYQSGYTYEGRVMGHFMGTDSRSVFVQLSHYLTDDVAINLSYDRLTHDLSADTHPSVNIYQCDLTTFAWPNWQMAAGYRYEDGKGAGYRDNHIFQVQWIRDF, encoded by the coding sequence ATGCGAAGGATTGCGGCGTCTCTCATCCTGATGATCGTTCTGCCTGTGCCCTGTGGGGCGCTGGTCTCGACGAACGTTCCGCTCGACCACTGGAGCTATCGCGAGGTCGACAAACTGGCGAATTACGGGCTGATTGACAGCGCCATGCTGACGATGAAGCCCATCTCCCGCGTCGAAATGGCTCGGCACATCACCCAGGCCATGCAGGGGCTTGGGCGCATGGACGATCCGCCCGAGATGCTTTCGAGCATCATGGACCGGCTCACGAACGAGTTCCGAGGGGAGCTGATCCTGATCGGCGCCCTCGACGGCGCTTACGGCGGGTCCTTCCTCAAACCGGTGGAAGATCCGTACGTCAAGTTTGTGTACGCGGATCGCGAGCCCGATCTGGAGAATCTTCGGGGCGACACCTTCAAGTCCGGCTCCAATGTTCGGGCCGGTTTCGCATCGCGCATGAAGCTGTGGGAGCGGGCCGCGTTCTACGTGCACCCGGAATTCCACATCGCCTCGGACGACTCCGATGGCGGCCTGCGGCTGATCGAGGGCTACGGCAAGGTGCAGGCCGAGCGGTTCGAGGTGCAGCTTGGACGGGATTCGCTCTGGTGGGGTCCGGGGTATCGTGGCTCGATCCTGATGAGCAACAACGCCCAACCCCTGACGATGATCAAGGTGACGAACCCACAGCCAATGCGGCTTCCCTGGGTCCTGCGTCATCTGGGACCCTATCGAGCGCAGTGGTTTCTCAGCGAGTTGGAGGAGGATCGCCACGTCCCCAGGGCCAGGTTGTCCGGGGTCCGGCTCAATTTCAAGCCTTTGGCCGTATGGGAGGTGGGGTTTTCCCGCGTCTTCATGTTCGGCGGACGAGGAATGCCGAGCGTGGGCTTGCTCGATTACGCCAAGCTGCTGATGGCCGTGCGCAATCAGGAGAACGACAACCAGATCGCAGGATTCGATACGTCGATCCTGTTGCCTCTGGGCGACATTCCGTACTGCGGCAGCCTTCCGCTGCGGTCAGTCAAACTCTATGTGGATGGGGCGGGGGAAGACGAGGCGGGCGGCCTGCCCAGCAACTGGGGATGGCTGTATGGGATGCAACTCAACGACATCCTCAAGACCGGGCGGACCGATCTGCGCATCGAATACGCCAACAACCACCATCGCAAGCCGAACGTGTTCTACACACACAGCATCTATCAGTCGGGATACACGTATGAAGGCCGGGTCATGGGTCACTTCATGGGGACGGATTCGCGGAGCGTGTTCGTGCAGTTGTCGCACTACCTGACCGATGACGTCGCAATCAACCTTTCGTACGATCGACTGACGCACGATTTGTCGGCGGATACCCATCCCTCGGTGAATATCTACCAGTGCGATCTGACCACCTTCGCGTGGCCCAACTGGCAGATGGCGGCTGGGTATCGATATGAGGACGGCAAAGGCGCCGGCTACCGCGACAACCACATCTTCCAGGTGCAGTGGATTCGCGACTTCTGA
- a CDS encoding SLBB domain-containing protein → MLLVSGFGVLAGGTVMAQPIPRAAEMGQVPTGTLSNQGRIDAQRIQETLRSSAAQLEPEAEPNDLDVPEPVERLAEREPSAVERLIAGDITPEVSTRLQQFGYDVFARPVSTFAPVTHVPVGPDYVIGPGDSFSVTLWGRVDAQFALQVDRDGQVVVPQVGALRVWGMKFGELESYLQHELGRKYTDFRMSIAMDRLRTMRVFVVGEAAAPGSYTVSSLSTVINALVAAGGPSRNGSLRTIQLRRSGAEAITIDLYDFLLGGDRSGDLRLQDGDAIFIPLIGPVAGVAGNVKRPAIYEMAGPATLGEVLDLAGGVTFAGWLQRVQVERIENHRKRIVVDFNLADSPGDNDQQGSLDTPVRDGDVVKIFSVAAGEHEIVRLEGHVVRPGTYEWKQGMRLADILTSYEVLLPQPNLDYGQIERLVPPDLHATYLPFDPGRVLAGDEAANLELEQYDTIRIFRWDQRNFQTATISGMVFDPNQYRLVPNMRVSDLIDAAGGLRKDAYHRAAEVTRRHISQDGVSTETIDVDLARALTGDPEHDILLSDRDTLVVRPVPELDFDRTVAIRGEVRFPGRYPIRRGEALSSLIERAGGYTEKAYLKGAVFTRDSARQTQRRRLEQMIRQLEESMLGGAEQALGAALDAETVRGQQAALDAKKELLARLRASEITGRVVVRLTPVEQLRGTNYDLELEDGDELLVPQMPGVVHVVGEVFNETSLLYEPEGTVNYYLRRVGGMTRDADTKQVSVIRADGSVISRQQDRGGLVFWDNQYNQWSFGGFLNAPLEPGDTIVVPRKLDRYFWLKTTKDITQIVFQIAVAAGVVLAI, encoded by the coding sequence GTGCTGTTGGTGTCGGGATTCGGTGTCCTGGCCGGCGGTACCGTCATGGCCCAGCCGATCCCTCGTGCGGCCGAGATGGGTCAGGTCCCGACGGGAACCTTGTCCAACCAGGGCCGGATCGACGCCCAGCGCATCCAGGAGACCCTCCGGTCTTCTGCGGCCCAACTGGAACCCGAGGCGGAGCCCAATGACCTCGATGTGCCCGAGCCGGTCGAGCGTCTCGCCGAACGAGAACCGTCAGCCGTGGAGCGATTGATCGCAGGCGACATCACCCCCGAAGTGTCCACCCGCCTCCAGCAGTTCGGATACGACGTCTTCGCCCGGCCCGTCTCCACCTTCGCCCCGGTCACCCACGTACCTGTCGGGCCGGACTATGTGATCGGGCCAGGAGACAGCTTCAGCGTAACGCTCTGGGGCCGTGTTGACGCCCAGTTTGCCCTTCAGGTCGATCGCGACGGCCAGGTCGTTGTGCCCCAGGTCGGGGCGCTGCGGGTCTGGGGGATGAAATTCGGCGAACTCGAAAGCTACCTCCAGCACGAGTTGGGCCGCAAGTATACTGACTTTCGAATGTCGATCGCCATGGATCGGCTTCGCACGATGCGCGTCTTCGTCGTCGGAGAGGCTGCTGCGCCAGGCAGTTATACGGTCAGTTCGCTATCGACGGTCATCAATGCCCTGGTCGCCGCCGGCGGGCCGTCCAGGAACGGCAGCCTCAGGACGATCCAGTTGCGGCGCAGCGGCGCCGAAGCGATTACGATCGACCTCTACGACTTTCTGCTGGGCGGCGACCGTAGCGGCGACCTGCGGCTTCAAGATGGCGACGCGATCTTCATCCCCCTGATCGGCCCCGTCGCGGGCGTGGCCGGCAACGTCAAGCGCCCGGCGATCTATGAGATGGCCGGACCGGCGACGCTGGGTGAGGTGCTGGACCTGGCCGGAGGAGTGACCTTCGCCGGATGGCTCCAGCGCGTCCAGGTGGAGAGGATCGAGAACCACCGCAAGAGAATCGTGGTGGATTTCAATCTGGCCGACAGCCCCGGCGACAACGACCAGCAGGGCTCGCTGGACACGCCGGTCCGGGACGGGGACGTCGTCAAGATCTTCTCCGTCGCCGCCGGCGAGCACGAAATCGTCCGCCTGGAGGGTCACGTCGTGCGGCCGGGCACGTACGAATGGAAGCAGGGCATGCGTCTCGCCGACATCCTTACGTCGTACGAAGTCCTTCTGCCGCAACCGAACCTCGACTACGGCCAGATCGAGCGGCTCGTGCCCCCCGACCTGCACGCAACGTATCTTCCGTTCGATCCCGGCAGGGTGCTCGCCGGCGATGAGGCGGCCAATCTCGAATTGGAGCAGTACGACACCATTCGCATCTTCCGCTGGGACCAGAGGAATTTTCAGACCGCCACGATCTCCGGCATGGTGTTCGATCCGAACCAGTATCGTCTGGTTCCCAACATGCGGGTCAGCGATCTCATCGACGCGGCGGGGGGGCTCCGGAAGGACGCCTATCACCGAGCCGCCGAAGTCACGCGCCGACACATCAGCCAGGACGGCGTCAGCACCGAGACGATCGACGTCGATCTGGCCAGGGCCCTGACCGGCGACCCCGAACACGATATCCTCCTGTCCGACCGCGACACGCTGGTCGTGCGGCCCGTGCCGGAGCTGGATTTCGACCGCACGGTTGCGATTCGCGGCGAGGTCCGCTTCCCCGGCCGCTATCCGATCCGGCGGGGCGAGGCGCTCAGCTCGCTCATCGAGCGGGCCGGCGGCTATACCGAGAAGGCCTATCTCAAGGGCGCCGTCTTCACCCGCGACAGCGCCCGGCAGACCCAGCGCCGACGCCTGGAACAGATGATCCGGCAACTGGAAGAGTCCATGCTCGGCGGCGCCGAGCAGGCCCTGGGTGCTGCGCTCGACGCCGAGACGGTCCGAGGCCAGCAGGCCGCCCTCGATGCCAAGAAGGAGCTGCTCGCCCGGCTCCGGGCCAGCGAGATCACCGGCCGCGTCGTCGTCCGGCTGACGCCGGTGGAGCAGCTTCGCGGAACGAATTACGACCTCGAACTCGAAGACGGCGACGAGCTGCTCGTCCCCCAGATGCCCGGGGTCGTCCACGTCGTCGGCGAGGTCTTCAACGAGACCAGCCTGTTGTACGAACCGGAAGGCACGGTCAACTACTACCTGCGCCGCGTCGGCGGGATGACCAGGGACGCCGACACCAAACAGGTCAGCGTCATCCGGGCCGACGGCTCGGTGATCAGCCGGCAGCAGGACCGCGGAGGGCTCGTCTTCTGGGACAACCAGTACAATCAATGGTCCTTCGGCGGCTTCCTGAACGCCCCGCTCGAACCCGGCGACACGATCGTCGTGCCCAGAAAGCTCGATCGCTACTTCTGGCTCAAGACCACCAAGGACATCACCCAGATCGTCTTCCAGATCGCCGTCGCCGCCGGCGTGGTGCTCGCGATCTAA
- a CDS encoding Wzz/FepE/Etk N-terminal domain-containing protein, with product MAQPYENQCGSPPQGPGPVGVEEIDLFDYLLVIWRHRWMIVLLSFAAMAATVGLMLLQPRRYQASATIVPPVEVLQRQSSVGGLGGLGNTMLRSIMDSGSVAGIYVEILTSREVADVLIEKFDLMNVYENIENRTKARRRLASNTSIKTTDERAVKIAVTDLDPNRAAAMANAYIEELDRRNKKLSAGEATSKRIFLEGRLKEVETRLSRIDSIPTHEAQVQEMLYELLVRETELAKIEEAKSMPTLQVLDEAIVPELPVARGTVTKGVLAGTVAFVFGVFVAFLREYIAAARVRMRPGLPPADCGHRPSQGEQATKPSRAKERRPPAEVGANAG from the coding sequence TTGGCTCAGCCATATGAAAACCAGTGTGGATCGCCGCCGCAGGGACCGGGACCGGTCGGCGTCGAAGAGATCGATCTGTTCGACTACCTGCTCGTCATCTGGCGGCACCGCTGGATGATCGTGCTCTTGTCGTTCGCCGCGATGGCGGCCACCGTCGGTCTCATGCTCCTCCAGCCGCGCCGCTACCAGGCCAGCGCGACGATCGTCCCGCCGGTCGAGGTCCTGCAACGCCAGTCTTCGGTCGGCGGCCTTGGCGGACTGGGCAACACCATGCTCCGCAGCATCATGGACAGCGGCAGCGTCGCCGGCATCTACGTCGAGATCCTCACGAGCCGCGAGGTCGCCGATGTCCTGATCGAGAAGTTCGACCTGATGAACGTTTACGAGAACATCGAGAACCGCACCAAGGCCCGCCGCCGGCTGGCGAGCAACACCAGCATCAAGACCACCGATGAGCGGGCGGTCAAGATCGCCGTGACCGACCTCGACCCCAACCGGGCCGCCGCGATGGCCAACGCCTATATCGAAGAGCTCGACCGCCGCAACAAAAAACTCTCGGCCGGCGAGGCGACCAGCAAGCGCATCTTCCTCGAAGGCCGTCTCAAGGAGGTCGAGACCCGGCTCAGCCGGATCGACAGCATCCCCACCCATGAGGCCCAGGTCCAGGAGATGCTCTACGAGCTGCTCGTCCGCGAAACCGAGCTGGCCAAGATCGAAGAGGCCAAGAGCATGCCCACGCTCCAGGTGCTCGACGAGGCCATTGTGCCCGAGCTGCCGGTCGCGCGTGGCACGGTGACCAAGGGCGTGCTGGCGGGCACCGTCGCCTTTGTCTTCGGCGTCTTTGTGGCCTTCCTGCGCGAATACATCGCCGCCGCCAGGGTCCGCATGCGACCGGGGTTGCCCCCGGCGGATTGCGGTCATCGCCCATCGCAGGGCGAGCAGGCGACGAAGCCTTCGCGCGCCAAAGAGCGAAGGCCGCCCGCCGAAGTGGGCGCCAACGCCGGATAG
- a CDS encoding DUF2283 domain-containing protein, translated as MGKPHLAYFEKEDVLHLALAEGPEARSVELSPNITVELDDKGELIGIEILKASSYLRDTILESAQAKLLSVGR; from the coding sequence ATGGGTAAGCCGCATTTGGCCTATTTCGAGAAAGAGGATGTCTTGCACCTGGCGCTGGCCGAAGGGCCGGAGGCCCGGAGTGTCGAATTGAGCCCGAATATCACCGTCGAGTTGGACGACAAAGGCGAATTGATTGGCATTGAGATACTCAAAGCCAGCTCCTACCTGCGCGATACGATCCTGGAATCAGCGCAGGCGAAGCTGCTTTCCGTCGGCCGGTAG
- a CDS encoding nucleotidyltransferase domain-containing protein has protein sequence MTREETIKELIKQQLRKAAPKLKGYKVVLFGSRVTGKARDRSDFDVGIVGDRPVGLRTFYEIEDLLESIETLYQIDLVDLNRAAPALRREALKAVEPLYDG, from the coding sequence ATGACTCGAGAAGAGACCATCAAGGAACTCATCAAGCAGCAACTGCGCAAGGCAGCGCCCAAGCTGAAAGGGTACAAGGTCGTCCTTTTTGGATCGCGGGTCACGGGAAAGGCTCGTGACCGCTCGGACTTCGACGTCGGCATCGTTGGAGACCGGCCTGTCGGGCTGCGGACTTTTTACGAGATTGAGGACCTGCTGGAGAGCATCGAGACCCTGTATCAGATCGACCTGGTGGATTTGAACCGGGCCGCGCCGGCCCTCAGGAGAGAAGCCCTCAAAGCGGTGGAGCCCCTGTACGATGGATAG
- a CDS encoding HI0074 family nucleotidyltransferase substrate-binding subunit: MDSRTILGDFERAFENLKEVLAVPARTDLEKAGCIQYFEFCFELAWKSVQVVAGEAGLSECNSPKACFRQAFAQRWIDEEIVWLKILSDRNRMAHTYSAADALQIYESLCRYLPAFESLLAALKTERREGPSEDQPKGGKRPA, translated from the coding sequence ATGGATAGCCGGACCATCCTCGGCGATTTCGAAAGGGCCTTTGAAAACCTCAAGGAGGTCCTTGCCGTTCCCGCGCGAACGGACCTGGAGAAGGCAGGCTGCATCCAGTATTTCGAGTTTTGCTTCGAGCTGGCCTGGAAGAGCGTGCAGGTGGTGGCCGGGGAGGCAGGTCTCTCTGAATGCAATTCGCCCAAGGCCTGTTTCCGACAGGCCTTCGCACAACGGTGGATCGACGAGGAGATCGTCTGGCTGAAGATCCTCTCGGACAGGAATCGCATGGCCCACACATACAGCGCCGCCGATGCCCTGCAGATCTACGAGTCGCTGTGCAGGTACCTGCCTGCCTTCGAGAGCCTGCTGGCCGCGCTGAAGACCGAGCGCCGCGAGGGACCGTCCGAAGACCAACCGAAAGGCGGCAAGCGTCCCGCGTGA
- a CDS encoding nucleotidyltransferase domain-containing protein — protein MDTPVREVVKKLIDGLGPQTGIVRVYAYGSRVRGDYGPGSDLDLLVEVREVTAAAKRRILDRAWELSLEEGYVISAAIVSQEAFEAGPLSVSQYARNVRREGIEVAA, from the coding sequence GTGGATACGCCCGTTCGTGAAGTCGTCAAGAAGCTGATCGACGGTCTGGGGCCCCAGACCGGTATCGTTCGGGTCTATGCCTATGGCTCGCGGGTCCGAGGGGACTATGGTCCCGGCTCGGACCTGGATCTTCTGGTCGAAGTGCGGGAGGTGACCGCTGCGGCTAAACGGCGAATTCTGGATCGGGCCTGGGAATTGAGTCTGGAGGAAGGCTACGTCATCTCCGCAGCGATCGTCAGCCAGGAGGCGTTTGAGGCCGGGCCGCTGTCTGTGTCCCAGTATGCCCGGAACGTCCGCCGTGAGGGCATTGAGGTAGCCGCATGA
- a CDS encoding HEPN domain-containing protein, whose product MRDADFQSLIDYRLEQANEALQDAELLLAAGRYRATANRLYYAAFYTAVAVLLTRRLQYAKHSAVIAFFDREFIRSGQVPREYSRTLHRAFHERQQDDYLPFVEPDADEIKLLLTDVQALVAGLRNYVMEQC is encoded by the coding sequence ATGAGAGACGCGGACTTCCAATCGCTGATCGATTACCGTCTCGAGCAAGCCAACGAGGCCCTGCAGGACGCCGAGCTTCTCCTGGCAGCCGGTCGATATCGAGCGACCGCCAATCGGTTGTACTATGCCGCTTTCTACACGGCGGTAGCGGTGCTCTTGACCAGACGGCTGCAATACGCCAAACACTCCGCCGTGATCGCATTCTTCGACAGGGAATTCATCCGTTCGGGTCAAGTGCCGAGAGAGTATTCCAGGACGCTTCACCGAGCGTTTCATGAGCGACAGCAGGATGACTACCTACCCTTTGTCGAGCCGGATGCCGATGAAATCAAGTTGCTCTTGACAGATGTTCAAGCCTTGGTCGCCGGTCTCCGCAATTACGTAATGGAGCAGTGTTGA
- a CDS encoding type II toxin-antitoxin system HicB family antitoxin: MKLKVVIHEADEGGFWAEVPAIAGCATQGETFDELLQNIYEAVEGCLAVEVRDIAVTDKDKVVEIAV, encoded by the coding sequence ATGAAGCTGAAAGTCGTCATTCACGAGGCCGACGAGGGCGGTTTCTGGGCCGAAGTGCCCGCCATCGCCGGATGCGCGACCCAGGGGGAGACCTTCGACGAGCTGCTCCAGAACATCTATGAGGCCGTAGAAGGCTGCCTTGCCGTCGAGGTCCGGGATATCGCCGTTACGGATAAGGATAAGGTCGTGGAGATCGCGGTTTGA
- a CDS encoding type II toxin-antitoxin system HicA family toxin — translation MKTVSGKRFCRLLEDRGWERRRINGSHHIYVKAGIDARISVPVHANRPLKVGLQNHLMKIAGIQQAQL, via the coding sequence TTGAAGACCGTCAGTGGCAAGAGATTCTGCCGCCTCCTCGAAGACAGGGGCTGGGAACGGAGGCGGATCAACGGCAGCCATCATATCTACGTCAAGGCCGGAATCGACGCTCGTATCTCCGTTCCGGTCCATGCCAACCGGCCCCTGAAGGTCGGCCTGCAGAATCACCTGATGAAGATCGCAGGCATTCAGCAAGCCCAATTATAG
- a CDS encoding lipopolysaccharide biosynthesis protein gives METIINLWTDNRRRVWSWFQDDVFRRLFINAGKLLSANVVGAVLGLIAAVLTARALGPQNYGVLALVLVYELTVGKLVTFNAWQAVIKFGSEALHTDDRASLRQLVKFGFTLDVASAIVGTVLAVVLAGPVIRLLGWDASVRPLLVLYSLLILFSLSGTPIGILRLFDRFDLLSYTAILSGVVRLAGVAWCLVTRQALFGFVLVYLVTGIIGQLYQVFASLWVLHAQRIMNIVQEPLRGVRSRFPGIVDYVWTTNLNSTIRMLSREADELIIAALTTPAALGIFKVAKQFAQVLPRFLDPLYQSIYPELSRLWAADRRRAFVSLIKRATLIVGSVAMLGWLVFILLGQRLIVWTVGPAYSQAYLVAAIYLLALVIALCAFALHPAMLAVGMPRKSFKAQVAATILYLVLLFPAVRTLDISGASLAYVVYYVLWSVLMLYYLRPSLGREPCHI, from the coding sequence ATGGAAACCATAATCAACCTCTGGACTGATAACCGCCGCCGGGTGTGGTCCTGGTTTCAGGACGACGTTTTTCGTCGGCTGTTCATCAACGCCGGCAAGCTGCTCTCGGCCAATGTGGTCGGGGCTGTCTTGGGCTTGATTGCGGCCGTGCTGACGGCCCGGGCCCTGGGGCCGCAGAACTATGGCGTTCTCGCCCTGGTCCTGGTCTACGAATTGACCGTCGGCAAGCTGGTGACGTTCAACGCCTGGCAGGCCGTGATCAAGTTCGGCAGCGAGGCCCTGCACACCGATGACCGCGCGAGCCTGCGGCAACTCGTCAAGTTCGGCTTCACCCTCGATGTCGCCAGTGCGATCGTCGGGACGGTGCTGGCCGTGGTTCTTGCCGGACCGGTGATCCGGCTCCTGGGCTGGGACGCATCGGTCCGGCCCTTGCTGGTCCTCTACAGCTTGCTGATCCTGTTCAGTCTCAGCGGCACACCCATTGGCATTCTGCGGCTGTTTGACCGTTTCGACCTGCTCAGCTACACGGCGATCCTCAGCGGCGTGGTCCGGCTCGCAGGGGTGGCCTGGTGCCTGGTCACGAGGCAGGCCCTGTTCGGCTTCGTGCTGGTCTACCTGGTCACCGGGATCATCGGCCAGTTGTACCAGGTCTTCGCTTCGCTCTGGGTCCTTCACGCCCAGCGAATCATGAATATTGTGCAGGAGCCGCTGCGCGGCGTCCGGTCCCGGTTTCCTGGGATCGTAGATTATGTATGGACGACGAACCTCAACTCCACGATCCGGATGTTGTCCCGCGAGGCAGACGAGTTGATTATTGCTGCTCTGACCACACCGGCCGCCCTGGGCATCTTCAAGGTCGCCAAGCAGTTCGCCCAGGTCCTGCCGAGATTTCTCGACCCGCTCTATCAGTCGATCTATCCGGAACTGAGCCGCCTCTGGGCGGCCGACCGAAGGCGCGCATTTGTCTCCCTTATCAAACGCGCTACGCTGATTGTCGGCAGCGTGGCCATGCTGGGTTGGCTGGTGTTCATTCTCTTGGGGCAACGGCTGATTGTTTGGACCGTGGGTCCGGCGTATTCCCAGGCGTACCTTGTCGCCGCGATCTACCTGCTGGCGCTGGTCATCGCCTTGTGTGCTTTTGCGCTGCACCCAGCGATGCTTGCCGTAGGCATGCCCCGCAAGTCCTTCAAGGCGCAGGTAGCAGCTACTATCCTTTACCTCGTCTTGCTCTTTCCGGCTGTTCGAACTCTCGATATCTCAGGGGCGTCGTTGGCCTACGTTGTCTATTATGTTCTCTGGTCGGTCCTCATGTTATATTACCTTCGCCCATCTTTGGGGCGAGAACCCTGCCATATCTGA
- a CDS encoding glycosyltransferase, with translation MRIVYLSASSIPSRSANSIHVMRMCEALGKNGHETTLVGKQYDSRLTEDVYGYYGVERAFELALIPCRRIKGVGVFVLPKLYLRLRQYDPKEVLIYARDVYGASVAIRMGFQVIYEAHGLPYNRLIRGLEASLFRHARLLRLVVISEALKALYVSRFDIADKIVVCHDAASVPSWSSNGDLPWPASRDTLQIGYTGHLHPGRGIDIIIECGKRLPQYDFHVIGGDDKDILHWRQQASANLYFHGFVEPGLISSVCRHCDVLMMPYQTNLALPYTQANTSGWMSPMKLFEYMASRRAIIASDLPVLREVLDERMAILVPPEDTDRWAEAIKRCEDGQFRDNLAQNAYEAFLKDYTWEKRAQKALEGIGV, from the coding sequence ATGAGAATCGTCTATCTCTCCGCCTCCAGCATTCCTTCGCGCAGCGCCAACAGCATTCACGTCATGCGGATGTGTGAAGCCCTCGGCAAGAACGGGCATGAGACGACCTTGGTCGGCAAGCAGTATGACAGCCGTCTGACTGAAGATGTCTATGGCTACTACGGTGTGGAGAGGGCCTTCGAATTGGCCCTGATTCCTTGTCGGCGGATCAAAGGGGTGGGCGTATTCGTCCTGCCGAAGCTATACCTGCGGCTTCGGCAATACGATCCGAAAGAGGTGCTGATCTACGCCCGCGACGTCTATGGTGCATCCGTCGCGATCAGAATGGGCTTCCAGGTGATCTATGAAGCGCATGGGTTGCCCTATAACAGGCTGATTCGGGGCCTTGAGGCAAGCCTCTTTCGGCATGCCCGCTTGCTTCGCCTGGTGGTGATCTCCGAGGCGCTCAAAGCGCTATACGTGTCCAGGTTTGACATCGCGGACAAGATCGTTGTCTGCCACGATGCCGCCAGTGTTCCGAGTTGGTCATCGAATGGCGACTTGCCGTGGCCTGCCTCCCGGGATACGCTCCAGATCGGCTACACGGGACATCTGCATCCGGGCAGGGGGATTGACATCATCATCGAATGTGGAAAGCGACTGCCTCAGTACGATTTCCACGTCATCGGAGGAGACGACAAGGACATTCTGCATTGGAGACAGCAGGCCTCTGCGAATCTCTACTTTCACGGGTTCGTTGAGCCGGGCCTGATTTCCTCTGTCTGCAGGCATTGTGATGTACTAATGATGCCATATCAGACGAACCTTGCTCTGCCTTACACCCAGGCCAATACGAGTGGCTGGATGTCCCCGATGAAGTTGTTCGAGTATATGGCTTCTCGCAGAGCGATCATCGCTTCAGACTTGCCCGTGTTGCGCGAGGTCCTGGATGAGCGGATGGCGATTCTGGTTCCGCCCGAAGACACGGACCGATGGGCCGAGGCCATCAAACGCTGTGAAGATGGCCAATTCCGCGACAACTTGGCACAGAATGCCTACGAAGCCTTTCTCAAAGACTATACCTGGGAGAAGAGGGCGCAGAAGGCCCTTGAAGGAATTGGCGTGTGA